The stretch of DNA cggcaaagatatTATAGGCCCAGAGCAAGTACATTAGAAAAggctcgaggaggaggaggcgcggccaaTGATCCAGTTCCCGCATTCTCATTGCCTGCCTTTCGCATCTGATCCTGGATACTGGATTCCACCCCTCTGGAAAGGCATCACGGCATTCGCCTTCCAAAGTTGCAATCGCCTGCCGTCTGATGAACACTAGCACCACTACTACTACCAGTAATTCTCCAATATCAGCATCAAAATCGAGAAGGATTCGGACGCGCGGCGAGAATGGCGGATGCACCGACGCGGTCGTGTCAATCAGCTGCAGCCGGAAGGCCTTCATCACGCCGCCGGCTCAGGCCCGCCGCCCCTCGCCCGCTTCCGGAACCCGCCGAAGAACcccccgtcgtcgtcgccgccgccgccgccgcgccccgccagcCGAGGCGCGTCCTCCTCCGCTGACGCCGCAGCCTCGTCCTTCGCGGCGGAGGgcaggaggacgccgccgccgccgcgcccgtgctgctgctgcttgtgcTTGTTGGGCCTGCGCTTGCGCTTGCGTGTGGACCACGCGATGTGGCGGTCGCAGAGCAGGTACCCCGGCACCGCGGCGCCCTTGCAGCGCCACCGCTTCCCGTCGTTCCGGCTGCACcgggcgccggcgtcctgcggctccggcttcggcacGTCGTCGTCCATTGCGCTGCTGCGTGGGGGAAAGAAAAAGCGATTTGTCAGCCACCCCACCGGCCCACCCCCACCCAAGATCTCGAAAGGACAGACACCTGAACAGAGGAGATGGGGGCTTCTCAGTCCACACGCACCTGTCgttggacgcggcggcggggacccgGTCGCCGTCTCCTTCTTGGACGCGGACCCCGGCGACCAGGATcacccgcttctcctcctccgcctcttcctcctcctgctgctcgcgggaTCCCTCCTCCTGCGGCAGGAACGGCAGGCAGAGGGTGAGGCGAGCACTGCAGGAAGTAGGACGATCACACACCACCTGAATAACCAGGATCCCCGAGCTTGCCCCCAAGAACCGATTGGGAAGCAGCACACGTCAACGCTCGCAAGGAATCTCCCCTCGCGCCGGCGGGTGCGCCTAGAGATGCACGGCCACggggcagcagcagtagcaggtaGCAGTAACAGCCGGCGTCTCACCTCGGGCAGCTgatgcagcagcggcggcgggggacgcggcggcgaggcggcgagcgcCGGCGCGGGCCCCGGGTCCGCGGCCCTGGCCGGGGTGCGCTTCCGGATCCTCATGGCCCTCCGCGCTCCGGAGATCGCGCCCGCTGGCCGCTGCACcctttccctctccctccctcctccctccgtcTCTGCTCCCCCCACGCGTCTCGCAGGGCTTGGCCGCTCGACCTGCTGCACGACTAGGACCCGTCTCGTACCACTGCTTTGCCACTAGCCTTTGCCCGGTAGACGACGAGACCGTCGGCCCGGTCCCTTCTCTTTCCCCGTTCAGACTCGAGGCAGGCAGGGCGCAAATTTCCCCGTTCTGTCCCCGGGTCGCCGTCGCATCTTTCCCGCGGGCTCCGGCCGTGCCGTGcgcgtgcgggctgcggcgtggcggccggcgagggggcgCGCGGAATGTTCCgtccggccgcggcggcagacAAGATCTGGGAGACTGGGAAGGGAGGGAGAACTGGGCGAGCGGAAGAGGGCGCGACCGGCAGGGGGCAGGCCGCAGGGGGGCGGCGGTTGCTGCTGCAAAGCGTTCCAGGAGTCGGGGCCGTCTGTTGATTACTCctatgtttttttaaattagtggagttgttatttaataatttTCCTTCCATCATTTATtcgcctttcttttctttcataAAACAATGATATCAATATTACCCttccaaaataaataatgatgtGAATTATAGGTGAATGTATGTGTGCTAATGGAAAGCAATATGTGGCTACAACAAGTGGATATagatttgtttcaccatcctcaTCCTCGAAATCCATGAGCACTTTGAGGTAGAACGTGATGCAAGAAACTGCTGCAAACAGATTTCTTTCACGCAAGACGCCGGACGCACATGCACATACGTACCCCAGATGGTGATGGCCGAAGCATGCAGGAATTAGCGTCGCTCGTCTCTCGCCAGCGAGAAAGAGACGACGCCGATGCCGCAGATGACTGCGTCAAAAGACGGCGATGCCACGTTACACGGAGTGGGAGAAGATAACGACGGCTCAAACATCGAACGGCCACGTAACAGATGAAGGTCGGCCCCAGGGGAGGAGGGTTGTGGTGGTTGGCACCCTTGGGAGCGGAGGAGGGCCGCAagcccagggcggcggcgggcgacgaaCGAGATGGGGATTGGAGTATTCTTTATTTGGATTGATTTGTGGTGTATCATTTTTGGTAGGGGGTTTTTCGCATAATGCTCATTGGGCTGCGGGTGCTAGGTGGGAGGGGTTAAGTGAATAAAAACCAGTGTCCGTCGGATGATAACCGAGTGGCATGGAGCCTGTGCTTGCACGTTTGCACGAGAATGGAGATTGCACTCCAGTCGGACCCGATTCTAAAAAGCACACTCCAGCCACCTTTGCCACTCTTCTATTTGATTCTGGCCTCTCTTTTTTTGCACTTACAGAAATTCCAAAGTACCCCTGTTCCATTTTAGGCATTTTGACCAAAGTGGGCGATTTCAGAGTCCGACTCATCCTATTCAGAGCCAATATGAGTATGATCAGGGACAGGTGCGGGGGCTTGATGTGCACGGCGATGATGGCCATACTCTTGATCCTAGCAGCATCGCCCGTTCAGTATAAGTTACATCTCG from Panicum virgatum strain AP13 chromosome 9K, P.virgatum_v5, whole genome shotgun sequence encodes:
- the LOC120650903 gene encoding translation initiation factor IF-2-like isoform X2 — encoded protein: MRIRKRTPARAADPGPAPALAASPPRPPPPLLHQLPEEEGSREQQEEEEAEEEKRVILVAGVRVQEGDGDRVPAAASNDSSAMDDDVPKPEPQDAGARCSRNDGKRWRCKGAAVPGYLLCDRHIAWSTRKRKRRPNKHKQQQHGRGGGGVLLPSAAKDEAAASAEEDAPRLAGRGGGGGDDDGGFFGGFRKRARGGGPEPAA
- the LOC120650903 gene encoding growth-regulating factor 4-like isoform X3; the encoded protein is MRIRKRTPARAADPGPAPALAASPPRPPPPLLHQLPEEEGSREQQEEEEAEEEKRVILVAGVRVQEGDGDRVPAAASNDSAMDDDVPKPEPQDAGARCSRNDGKRWRCKGAAVPGYLLCDRHIAWSTRKRKRRPNKHKQQQHGRGGGGVLLPSAAKDEAAASAEEDAPRLAGRGGGGGDDDGGFFGGFRKRARGGGPEPAA
- the LOC120650903 gene encoding growth-regulating factor 4-like isoform X1; translation: MRIRKRTPARAADPGPAPALAASPPRPPPPLLHQLPEEEGSREQQEEEEAEEEKRVILVAGVRVQEGDGDRVPAAASNDRCVWTEKPPSPLFSSAMDDDVPKPEPQDAGARCSRNDGKRWRCKGAAVPGYLLCDRHIAWSTRKRKRRPNKHKQQQHGRGGGGVLLPSAAKDEAAASAEEDAPRLAGRGGGGGDDDGGFFGGFRKRARGGGPEPAA